The sequence CAGGGCGCCCACAGCGCCGCCAGCGGCACCGAACCGGACAGCCCGGAGACCGCGTTGCTGCTGGCCCAGCAGTTCTTTCCCGAAGGCAGACCCGTGGTGCTCACGGCCAAGGACGCCAAAGGCCAGACCAATCTTTACGGCTGCGCTCCGCTGCGCTCCACGGGCAACATCCTGGCCATCCACCAGCCCAAGGCCCAACTGCTGCGGCCACTGCTCAAGGCCCGCCTTGTGGCCCTGGTCATCATCCTCGCCGGTTGCGGAGGCATCATCATCACCGCACTGGCCCTGGCCAAGCGAACGGAACAGCGGCTGTTCAAGGCCGAGCTGGAATTGCAGCACATGCAAAAACACGTCATGGACGCAGGCAAACTTGCCGCCATCGGCGAACTTGCGGCCGGGGTCGCCCACGAGATCAACAACCCTCTGGCCATCATGATGGAGAACGCAGGCTGGATTCAGGATCTGCTCAAATCCGACGACCCCTACAGCGAGGAGAACACCGAGGAGATCTTCTCGTCCCTGCAGACCATCACCACCCAGGGCCATCGCTGCCGGGAGATCACGCACAAGCTGCTCAGTTTCGCGCGCAAGGCCGACACCACGACAAACGTGGTGCACATCAACTCGCTGCTGGAGGACATTGCCGGATTCGCGCGGCAAAAAGCCAAATACCGGGGCGTGGAAATCAGGCTGGCCCTTGATCCCAAGGCGGGGGAAATCGAAATCTCGCCCGCAGAAATTCAGCAGATCATCCTGAACCTCGTCAACAACGCCATCGACGCCATCGAGAAAGACAACGGGCTGGTGCAATTGCGCTCCATCCGCGAGGATGGCTTCGTGCGCATCGATGTCGAGGACAATGGCCAGGGCATCCCCGAAAACATCCTGCCCAGCATTTTCGAGCCGTTTTTCACCACCAAGGCCGCCGGCAAGGGCACCGGTCTTGGCCTGTCCATTTGCAGGGACCTGCTGTCAAAAATGGGCGGTTCCATCAGCGTGAAGTCCACTCCGGGCCAAGGTTGCATTTTTCATGTTCGCCTGCCTGCAAGCGCCCCGAAATGATGCCCGCGTCTGACAACGAGGAGCCATCCGCTCAATTTGACTCCATAATTTTCTCTCTGTAAGACCTTGCCGCTACTGATCAACTCTCACCGTGGAGCCCCAATGCCGAAGGATACCCCCAAGACCAGCGAACCAACCACCCACGGCGAACTCATCGAAATCCTGATCAAGGAAGGGCTCCTCTCTGAAAAACAGGCGCTCCACGCCTCCCGGCTGCGCACAAAACTCGTCCGTCCCAAGCCCCTGCTCGAAATCGTCAAGGAACTCGGCTACGTAACCGCCGACCAGGTCACCGCCGCCATCCGCAAGAACAAACTGTCCATGCGCATCGGCAGCCTGCTTCTGGAACTCGGGCTGATCAGCGAAGCCGATCTTGAGGCCGCCTTTCAGATCCAGCGCACCAGCAAGACCCCGCAAAAACTGGGCGAAGTCCTGGTCAACAACAATTTCATCAAGGAATTCAAGCTCTTGGAAGCACTGTCCATGCAGCTTGGATACCCTTTTGTCGATCCCAGGTTCACCAACCTCGACGTCTCCCTGCTGCATCAGATTCCGATAACATACCGAAACAAGGCGAACTACGTACCCATTGAACGACAGGAACACCAGGTCGTCGTGGCTTTTGCCAATGTCCTGGACCTGGACGACCAGCAGGAAGCACGGACCATCTTTCCCGAAGGCATCCTGCCGGCCATCGCTACGCGCGAATCCATCGTCGAGACCTACCAGCGCTTCGAGCGCGGCGCCCAATCCAAGGAATCCGTCGATGACGATTCGGCCTCGGGCATCGTGGAGCGCATCATCCTCGACGCCATCGAACTCGATGTCAGCGACATCCACATGGAGCCGCTCCCGGATCGCCTGCGCATCCGCTTCCGCCGGGACGGAGTGCTTGAGCCCTACAAGGACTTCCCGCGCGAGATAATCCCCAACATCTCAAGCCGCATCAAGATCATGTGCAAGGCGGACATCGCCGAGAAGCGTCGCCACCAGGGTGGCCGCATCCTGTTTGAATATCCGGGCGGCGAGCTGGATATGCGCGCCTCCTTCTATGTGACCATCCACGGCGAGGCCATCGTGCTGCGCCTCCTGAACCGCCAGGGCAACCTGATCGACATCACGGGCATCGGGATGTACCCAAAGATACTCAAGCGCTTCATCGACGGGGCGCTGTCCCGGCCTAGCGGCGTCGTGATCATCACCGGACCCACGGGATCGGGCAAGACGACCACGGTCTACAGTTGCATCCACCACCTGAATACGCCGCTCCTGTCCATCATCACCGCCGAGGAGCCGGTCGAATACGTCATCCCCGGCATCTCCCAGTGCTCCATCGATCCCAAGATCAACCTGACCTTCGAGGAGACCCTGCGGCACATCGTGCGCCAGGACCCCGACGTCATCCTCATCGGCGAAATCCGCGACAACTATTCGGCCGAGGTGGCCGTGCAGGCGGCGCTGACCGGACACAAGGTCCTGACCACCTTCCACACGGAAGACTCCATCGGCGGCCTGATCCGGCTCATGAACATGGACATCGAGGCTTTTCTCATCTCCTCCACCGTGGTCAGCGTGGTCGCCCAGCGTCTTCTGCGGCGCATCTGCCCGGAGTGCTCCCAGCCGTACAAGCCAAGCCCCGGCGAACTGCAACTTTTCGGCTACACGCAGGCCACGATCCAGGGTGCCAATTTTCGCAAGGGCACGGGCTGTTCCCACTGCCGCTACACGGGATACCGGGGACGCATCGCGGTGTTCGAGCTGCTCATCCTCGATGAAATGGTCCGCGCCGCCATCCTTGAACGGCGAACCAGCTTCGACATCCGCAAGATCGCCCTGGAGAGCGCAGGGCTTGTGACCCTGTTCGAGGAAGGCCTGGTCAAGGCCTCCGAAGGCCAGACCACTCTGGAAGAGGTCATGCGCTGCCTGCCTCTAGTTCTGAAACCACGCCCTCTGGAAGAAACCCGCCGCCTGCTCGGAGTCTAGCAATGAACGAGGCCAAGTCCTTTATCGAAATCCTCATGGAGCATGTGAACTCGGACAAGGCGCAGCTCCCGCCATTCAATCGCACCGGCCTTGCCATTCAACAGGAAATGGCCAAACCTGATCCGGACATGCAGGTCATAGAAAAACAGATCCTGCGCGACCCGGCCGTGGCCGGTCAGCTGCTCAAGGTGGCCAACTCGTCCTTTTACCGGGGCATGATCGAAGTGACCACGGTCAGAAACGCCATGGTCCGCCTTGGTCTGGCTGAAGTCTCCAACCTGGTCACCCTTTTGACCCAAAAACAATCCTTCAGCACCCAAGACCCCTTCATCCGCGAATACATGGACCAGCTCTGGATCCACTCCGTGGCCTGCGCCCTTGGCGCGAAATGGATCGCCAAGGAATGCCGGCTGCCGAGCAAGATGAACGAATCCTTTTTCGCGGGCCTCCTGCACGACATCGGCAAGGCCTTCCTGCTCATGGCCATCTCCGACCTGAAAAAAAACGGACAGCTGGGCGAGACAGTCCCGCAGTCCTTCATCGAGGAAGTCCTCGACACACAACACCAAAGCATCGGAGCACAGCTGCTCAAGACCTGGAACCTGCCGGAGATCTATTGCACGGTGGCCGAACACCACCACGACGAAGACATGGACGGCCAGGACATCGTGCTGCTCATGGTCAGTCTGGCCAACAAGGTCCTGGCCAAGGCCGGAATCGGGATCATGCACACGCCGGACATCGATCTGGCGACCAGTCCCGAGGCGATCCAGCTTGACCTCTCCGAGATCAAGGTCGCCGAACTGGAACTGACCATGGAGGATTACGTGGACTTTGTGGCTGAAGTGGACTGATTCATCCGGCACTGCCGCGCTTTTCTTGACCCTGAAAACGCACACGGGCCGGTTCCCCTGAACCGGCCCGTGTGCGTTTTTCATGCCCGGCGATCACCATCCGCCCCCGCCGCCTCCGCCGCCGCCTCCGCCGGACGAGCCGCCCCCGCCCATGCCCGAGGAACTGCCCGGCGCGGATGACGCCGAGGATACGGCGGACTCCATGCCCCGTCCCAGGCTCGAAGCGAACAAGCCCGGATGCATGCGATTCCAGTGACGGCCTTCGTACCAGCCCGGATCGTATCCGGCCCGGTCCAGCAACCGCGCGAAGTGTTCTCCCCACTGATTTTCAACGCCCAACGCCATGGCGTAGGGCAGAAACTTCTCGAACAGCTCGGGAGTCTCATCGGGAGGATGAATGAAGTTCAGCCTATCTTCCTCGGCCACGGAAAGATAAAGCTTGAAGCCCTCGATCTCGTCCAGGGTCTGGCGGCCGATGCGCGTCGGAGCCTTCAAAAGCTCGTAGAAGAGCGCATTCATGAAAATCATGGCCCCAAACCCCAGCACCGCCGCAATCCCCAGCTGACTTGAGAGAAGCCACAGTCCGACCGCCTCGCCGCCCAGAAAAGGTATCGTGAAGACGGTCAGGAACAGGGCCGAGCCCTTGCCGCGAATGCCGCCGCCCTGCCACGCGGCGGCAACCTGGCGCACCAGCATGAAGCAGCCGAAAGTCCAGAAAGTCAGCCACACGCAGATGAAAAGCGTCCCGGGCGGAACGGACGCGCTCCAGACCATGCCCGCCACCGAGGCCAGGGTGATGCCAAGCCCCGGCGCCAGCCAGCCCGTGTTGGTCAGGAAATAGTTGG comes from Desulfomicrobium apsheronum and encodes:
- a CDS encoding HDOD domain-containing protein, whose amino-acid sequence is MNEAKSFIEILMEHVNSDKAQLPPFNRTGLAIQQEMAKPDPDMQVIEKQILRDPAVAGQLLKVANSSFYRGMIEVTTVRNAMVRLGLAEVSNLVTLLTQKQSFSTQDPFIREYMDQLWIHSVACALGAKWIAKECRLPSKMNESFFAGLLHDIGKAFLLMAISDLKKNGQLGETVPQSFIEEVLDTQHQSIGAQLLKTWNLPEIYCTVAEHHHDEDMDGQDIVLLMVSLANKVLAKAGIGIMHTPDIDLATSPEAIQLDLSEIKVAELELTMEDYVDFVAEVD
- a CDS encoding GspE/PulE family protein → MPKDTPKTSEPTTHGELIEILIKEGLLSEKQALHASRLRTKLVRPKPLLEIVKELGYVTADQVTAAIRKNKLSMRIGSLLLELGLISEADLEAAFQIQRTSKTPQKLGEVLVNNNFIKEFKLLEALSMQLGYPFVDPRFTNLDVSLLHQIPITYRNKANYVPIERQEHQVVVAFANVLDLDDQQEARTIFPEGILPAIATRESIVETYQRFERGAQSKESVDDDSASGIVERIILDAIELDVSDIHMEPLPDRLRIRFRRDGVLEPYKDFPREIIPNISSRIKIMCKADIAEKRRHQGGRILFEYPGGELDMRASFYVTIHGEAIVLRLLNRQGNLIDITGIGMYPKILKRFIDGALSRPSGVVIITGPTGSGKTTTVYSCIHHLNTPLLSIITAEEPVEYVIPGISQCSIDPKINLTFEETLRHIVRQDPDVILIGEIRDNYSAEVAVQAALTGHKVLTTFHTEDSIGGLIRLMNMDIEAFLISSTVVSVVAQRLLRRICPECSQPYKPSPGELQLFGYTQATIQGANFRKGTGCSHCRYTGYRGRIAVFELLILDEMVRAAILERRTSFDIRKIALESAGLVTLFEEGLVKASEGQTTLEEVMRCLPLVLKPRPLEETRRLLGV
- a CDS encoding ATP-binding protein produces the protein MTQPSPAKDNTPRTDKDKTSPRLMSGQLTVLSILVAVVPLLCVATLGYVFYDAAYREKTHALLAEKAMNSVQSLDSFLEEKIANLRQETGSATIAELSDPGHLRVRLHSLQNAYQGVFLGLDLVDTSGTIIAGTGDENLLPTPAQESWFAQAISRPQFVSNLALCDTYCFLAVRITTEQSAWLLRAHLDPDLIQEKIRLFHPGGTGGAFFLDRQGAHSAASGTEPDSPETALLLAQQFFPEGRPVVLTAKDAKGQTNLYGCAPLRSTGNILAIHQPKAQLLRPLLKARLVALVIILAGCGGIIITALALAKRTEQRLFKAELELQHMQKHVMDAGKLAAIGELAAGVAHEINNPLAIMMENAGWIQDLLKSDDPYSEENTEEIFSSLQTITTQGHRCREITHKLLSFARKADTTTNVVHINSLLEDIAGFARQKAKYRGVEIRLALDPKAGEIEISPAEIQQIILNLVNNAIDAIEKDNGLVQLRSIREDGFVRIDVEDNGQGIPENILPSIFEPFFTTKAAGKGTGLGLSICRDLLSKMGGSISVKSTPGQGCIFHVRLPASAPK